A genomic stretch from Thermomonospora umbrina includes:
- a CDS encoding branched-chain amino acid ABC transporter substrate-binding protein → MRLNKIRFGAIAAAAALALGGLSACGGDDGGGSGDTLNIGFMGDLSGPDSAIVIPPRQGAQLAIDQYNATNPPKKIKLIPYDTQGKEEQAAQLAPKAIKDDKIVAMIGPAFSGESLAVDALLEQGKVANITPSATNPDLSKKGWKFWHRLVATDAAQGAQVAEAMIKAKSPKTAYVINGKKPYSVGIGDHAFNAFKAKGVNVQRDQIDETAPDYSSTVTKVKSANPDVIFYGGYYSEGGKLLKQLRDGGVTALWASGDGSLDAKLVEGAGAKQAENAVLACPCFIPFGEQTDATLVKFVADYKAKNNNTAPAIYSTEGYDAATALVSAIKAGNVTGEKINEFLKTYDVKGVSKQVKWGPDGELATTTIHLYQVQGGSIKWLGTADQAQLKG, encoded by the coding sequence TTGCGGCTCAACAAGATTCGCTTCGGCGCGATCGCCGCGGCCGCGGCACTCGCGCTCGGCGGCCTCTCTGCCTGCGGCGGCGACGACGGCGGCGGGTCCGGCGACACCCTGAACATCGGCTTCATGGGTGACCTGTCCGGTCCGGACTCGGCCATCGTGATCCCGCCCCGGCAGGGCGCGCAGTTGGCGATCGACCAGTACAACGCGACGAACCCCCCCAAGAAGATCAAGCTCATCCCCTACGACACCCAGGGCAAGGAGGAGCAGGCCGCGCAGTTGGCGCCCAAGGCGATCAAGGACGACAAGATCGTCGCCATGATCGGCCCGGCCTTCTCCGGCGAGTCCCTGGCGGTCGACGCCCTCCTCGAGCAGGGCAAGGTCGCCAACATCACCCCGTCGGCGACCAACCCGGACCTGTCCAAGAAGGGCTGGAAGTTCTGGCACCGCCTGGTGGCGACCGACGCCGCCCAGGGCGCCCAGGTCGCCGAGGCCATGATCAAGGCCAAGTCGCCCAAGACCGCCTACGTCATCAACGGCAAGAAGCCGTACAGCGTCGGCATCGGCGACCACGCCTTCAACGCCTTCAAGGCCAAGGGCGTCAACGTCCAGCGTGACCAGATCGACGAGACCGCCCCGGACTACTCCTCGACGGTCACCAAGGTCAAGTCCGCCAACCCGGACGTCATCTTCTACGGCGGCTACTACTCCGAGGGCGGCAAGCTCCTCAAGCAGTTGCGCGACGGCGGCGTGACCGCGCTGTGGGCCTCCGGCGACGGCTCGCTGGACGCCAAGCTGGTCGAGGGCGCGGGCGCCAAGCAGGCCGAGAACGCCGTGCTGGCCTGCCCCTGCTTCATCCCGTTCGGCGAGCAGACCGACGCCACGCTGGTCAAGTTCGTCGCCGACTACAAGGCCAAGAACAACAACACCGCCCCGGCGATCTACTCCACCGAGGGCTACGACGCCGCCACGGCTCTGGTCTCCGCCATCAAGGCGGGCAACGTGACCGGCGAGAAGATCAACGAGTTCCTCAAGACCTACGACGTCAAGGGCGTCTCCAAGCAGGTCAAGTGGGGCCCCGACGGTGAGCTGGCCACCACCACGATCCACCTGTACCAGGTGCAGGGCGGGTCCATCAAGTGGCTCGGCACCGCGGACCAGGCCCAGCTCAAGGGCTGA
- a CDS encoding DUF4352 domain-containing protein, with translation MRSLVPATGLLLLASLLTGCSGDDGDGDGAAPAATYLLPARTARPDEKAVRPVTAVDGDTSFTVIGITTGLPELAGSHADVKAEKGQFVRIRLILVNNGRTTALVDVMKQRLRTADGASHRPDLNAMLIKRQPQKFDAGAAVRVEFDIWYDIPTGARPTAMTLYGGSTLTDLKDVEGTSLLF, from the coding sequence ATGCGCTCGCTCGTGCCCGCGACAGGCCTCCTGCTCCTGGCGTCCCTGCTCACCGGGTGCTCCGGCGACGACGGGGACGGCGACGGCGCGGCGCCCGCCGCCACGTACCTCCTCCCCGCCCGGACGGCACGCCCCGACGAGAAGGCCGTACGGCCCGTGACCGCCGTGGACGGGGACACCTCGTTCACCGTCATCGGGATCACCACCGGACTGCCGGAACTCGCCGGGAGCCACGCCGACGTCAAGGCCGAGAAGGGCCAGTTCGTGCGCATCCGGCTCATCCTGGTCAACAACGGGCGCACCACGGCCCTGGTGGACGTCATGAAACAGCGGCTCCGCACCGCCGACGGCGCCTCCCACCGGCCCGACCTGAACGCCATGTTGATCAAACGGCAGCCGCAGAAGTTCGACGCGGGCGCCGCCGTACGCGTCGAGTTCGACATCTGGTACGACATCCCGACGGGGGCCAGGCCCACGGCGATGACCCTGTACGGCGGCTCCACCCTCACCGACCTCAAGGACGTCGAGGGGACGTCTCTCTTGTTTTGA
- a CDS encoding hotdog fold thioesterase, with translation MGTTMGIEFVEATAERVVGRMPVKGNTQPFGLLHGGASCVLAESLGSMGAFLHAGEGRMAVGVEINATHHRSATDGYVTGVATRVHGGRTLATYDIVITDEADRRVCTARLTCMLRDLPTG, from the coding sequence CTGGGCACGACCATGGGCATCGAGTTCGTGGAGGCCACCGCCGAACGGGTCGTCGGCCGGATGCCGGTCAAGGGCAACACCCAGCCGTTCGGGCTGCTGCACGGCGGCGCCTCCTGCGTGCTCGCCGAGTCGCTCGGCTCCATGGGCGCGTTCCTGCACGCGGGCGAGGGGCGGATGGCGGTGGGCGTGGAGATCAACGCCACCCACCACCGCTCCGCGACGGACGGGTACGTCACCGGCGTCGCCACCCGGGTGCACGGCGGGCGCACGCTCGCGACCTACGACATCGTGATCACGGACGAGGCGGACCGGAGGGTCTGCACCGCCCGGCTGACCTGCATGCTCCGAGACCTCCCGACCGGTTGA
- a CDS encoding ABC transporter ATP-binding protein: MLELRGVTMRFGGVVALRDLRLTVDPGEIFALIGPNGAGKTTVFNVTTGVYRPTEGAVFFEGRQISGMKRFKVTKTGVARTFQNIRLFHNMSVLENVMVGADAHHRTGAVGAILGLPWHYREERRGREVARELLEFVGIGNRWHETAKNLPYGDQRRLEIARALATQPRLLLLDEPAAGMNPAEKVALQELIRKIRDTGRTVLLIEHDMGLVMDISDRIAVLDFGQKIAEGLPREIQSDPKVIEAYLGAPADAS, from the coding sequence ATGCTGGAGCTGCGGGGGGTGACGATGCGGTTCGGCGGCGTCGTCGCGCTGCGCGATCTGCGGCTCACGGTCGACCCGGGGGAGATCTTCGCGCTGATCGGGCCGAACGGGGCCGGCAAGACCACGGTGTTCAACGTGACCACCGGCGTCTACCGGCCCACGGAGGGCGCCGTGTTCTTCGAGGGCCGGCAGATCAGCGGCATGAAGCGCTTCAAGGTCACCAAGACCGGAGTCGCCCGGACGTTCCAGAACATCCGGCTGTTCCACAACATGTCGGTGCTGGAGAACGTCATGGTGGGTGCCGACGCGCACCATCGGACCGGGGCGGTCGGCGCGATCCTGGGGCTGCCGTGGCACTACCGCGAGGAGCGGCGGGGCCGGGAGGTGGCCCGGGAGCTGCTGGAGTTCGTCGGCATCGGCAACCGCTGGCACGAGACCGCCAAGAACCTGCCGTACGGCGACCAGCGGCGGCTGGAGATCGCCCGCGCGCTGGCCACGCAGCCCCGGCTGCTGCTGCTGGACGAGCCCGCGGCGGGGATGAACCCGGCCGAGAAGGTGGCCCTGCAGGAGCTGATCCGAAAGATCCGCGACACCGGCCGCACCGTGCTGCTGATCGAGCACGACATGGGCCTGGTGATGGACATCAGCGACCGGATCGCGGTGCTGGACTTCGGTCAGAAGATCGCCGAGGGGCTGCCCCGGGAGATCCAGAGCGACCCGAAGGTGATCGAGGCGTACTTGGGGGCCCCCGCCGATGCTTCTTGA
- a CDS encoding ANTAR domain-containing response regulator, producing MIAEDEALIRLDLKEMLQEDGYEVVGEAGDGETAVRLAGELRPDLVILDVKMPVLDGISAAERISAERIAPVVILTAFSQRELVKRATDAGAMAYLVKPFTKTDLVPAIEMAVSRYEEIRALEAEVGTLTERLETRKVVDRAKGLLQEANGWSEPQAFRWIQKTSMDRRLTMRAVADAVVAGALGKDGAQAAGRPGEDAAGAADGAGG from the coding sequence GTGATCGCTGAGGACGAGGCCCTGATCCGCCTGGACCTCAAGGAGATGCTGCAGGAGGACGGGTACGAGGTCGTCGGCGAGGCCGGTGACGGCGAGACCGCCGTTCGGCTGGCCGGAGAGCTCCGACCCGACCTGGTGATCCTGGACGTGAAGATGCCCGTCCTGGACGGGATCTCCGCCGCCGAGCGCATCTCCGCGGAGCGGATCGCGCCGGTCGTCATCCTGACCGCCTTCTCCCAACGGGAGCTGGTCAAGCGGGCGACGGACGCCGGGGCGATGGCGTACCTCGTCAAGCCGTTCACCAAGACCGACCTGGTGCCGGCCATCGAGATGGCGGTCAGCCGGTACGAGGAGATCCGCGCGCTGGAGGCCGAGGTCGGCACCCTGACCGAGCGGCTGGAGACCCGCAAGGTGGTCGACCGGGCCAAGGGGCTGCTCCAGGAGGCCAACGGCTGGAGCGAGCCGCAGGCGTTCCGCTGGATCCAGAAGACCTCCATGGACCGGCGGCTGACCATGCGCGCGGTGGCCGACGCGGTGGTCGCCGGAGCGCTCGGCAAGGACGGCGCGCAGGCTGCGGGCCGGCCCGGCGAGGACGCCGCGGGCGCCGCCGACGGCGCCGGCGGATGA
- a CDS encoding branched-chain amino acid ABC transporter permease — protein sequence MNDFITQFPQSTVGGLTVGAIYALIALGYTMVYGVLRLINFAHSEIFMIGTFGALFVVTQVVGVTAPLSGLALVGMLLLLLTVAMAASGGAAVALEYIAYRPLRRRGATRLAALISAIGASFFLQELFALQVIPPLFDRPEGRNQLGVPRIVEKDTLFTIGDAAVRTDHVIVIVAAVAMMIALDQFVSRTKIGRGIRATAQDPETAVLMGVNIDTIVRTTFLLGGAMAGVAATLYIVEFEITQYNIGFILGIKAFTAAVLGGIGNLRGALLGGFALGLIENWGAIFFGSDWKDVIAFTVLVIILMFRPTGILGESLQQARA from the coding sequence TTGAACGACTTCATCACCCAGTTTCCGCAGTCCACGGTCGGCGGACTCACCGTCGGGGCCATCTACGCGCTGATCGCGCTCGGCTACACGATGGTCTACGGCGTCCTGCGCCTGATCAACTTCGCCCACTCCGAGATCTTCATGATCGGCACGTTCGGCGCGCTGTTCGTCGTCACCCAGGTCGTCGGGGTCACCGCCCCGCTGTCCGGGTTGGCGCTGGTCGGCATGCTGCTCCTGCTGTTGACGGTCGCGATGGCGGCCTCCGGCGGCGCGGCCGTGGCGCTGGAGTACATCGCCTATCGGCCGCTGCGCCGGCGGGGCGCGACCCGGCTGGCCGCGCTGATCTCGGCGATCGGCGCCTCGTTCTTCCTGCAGGAGCTGTTCGCGCTGCAGGTCATCCCGCCGCTGTTCGACCGGCCGGAGGGACGCAACCAGCTCGGCGTGCCGCGCATCGTCGAGAAGGACACGCTGTTCACCATCGGTGACGCCGCGGTGCGCACCGACCATGTGATCGTCATCGTGGCCGCGGTGGCCATGATGATCGCGCTGGACCAGTTCGTCAGCCGAACCAAGATCGGCCGTGGCATCCGGGCCACCGCCCAGGACCCGGAGACCGCGGTGCTGATGGGCGTCAACATCGACACCATCGTGCGGACCACGTTCCTGCTGGGCGGCGCGATGGCCGGGGTGGCCGCCACCCTGTACATCGTGGAATTCGAGATCACCCAGTACAACATCGGGTTCATTCTGGGCATCAAGGCGTTCACGGCCGCGGTGCTCGGCGGCATCGGCAACCTGCGCGGCGCGCTGCTCGGCGGGTTCGCGTTGGGCCTGATCGAGAACTGGGGCGCGATCTTCTTCGGGTCCGACTGGAAGGACGTGATCGCCTTCACCGTTCTCGTGATCATCCTCATGTTCCGTCCCACCGGCATCCTCGGTGAGTCCCTGCAGCAGGCGCGCGCATGA
- a CDS encoding type 1 glutamine amidotransferase domain-containing protein, whose amino-acid sequence MAGELRGRTVAFLVAPEGVEQVELTEPWREMEEAGATPRLISTDSGSVQAFDHLDKADTFEVDATVADSDPADFDALVLPGGVANPDFLRMEPKAVEFAKAFFTAGKPVAVICHGPWTLVEADVVRDRTITSWPSLRTDLRNAGARWVDEEVVVDADGPNTLVSSRRPDDLKAFCQAAVEAFRA is encoded by the coding sequence ATGGCCGGTGAACTGCGCGGAAGGACCGTCGCGTTCCTGGTGGCGCCCGAGGGCGTCGAGCAGGTGGAGCTGACCGAGCCCTGGCGGGAGATGGAGGAGGCCGGCGCGACGCCCAGGCTGATCTCCACCGACTCGGGGAGCGTGCAGGCGTTCGACCATCTCGACAAGGCCGACACCTTCGAGGTGGACGCCACGGTGGCGGACTCCGACCCCGCCGATTTCGACGCGCTGGTCCTGCCGGGAGGGGTGGCCAACCCCGACTTCCTGCGGATGGAGCCCAAGGCCGTGGAGTTCGCCAAGGCGTTCTTCACCGCCGGCAAGCCGGTGGCGGTGATCTGCCACGGCCCGTGGACGCTGGTCGAGGCCGACGTGGTGCGGGACCGGACCATCACCTCGTGGCCGAGCCTGCGGACCGATCTGCGCAACGCGGGCGCGCGGTGGGTCGACGAGGAGGTCGTCGTGGACGCCGACGGCCCCAACACCCTGGTCAGCAGTCGTCGGCCCGACGACCTGAAGGCGTTCTGCCAGGCGGCGGTGGAGGCGTTCCGCGCCTGA
- the pyk gene encoding pyruvate kinase: protein MTRRAKIVSTIGPACSAPEQIRALVEAGIDVARLNMSHGDHAAHEAVYRRLRAASDATGHGVGILADLQGPKIRVGRFAEGPVRLTFDDEFTITTEDVPGTRREVSTTYQGLPGDVAAGDTVLIDDGRVALEVVEVDGPRVRTRVVVGGMVSDNKGLNLPGVAVSVPALTDKDETDLRWALRLGVDMIALSFVRSAADAEICYRIMEEEGLRVPLIAKIEKPQAVDALPEVVAAFDAIMVARGDLGVELPLEQVPIVQKRAIELCREKARPVIVATQMLESMISSPRPTRAEASDVANAIFEGADAVMLSGETSVGQYPIESVETMGRIALAAERDSLRASHSLERVPETVGGAIARAAAEVGAIVGAKALVAFTMSGETARRLSRYRSPIPLLAFTSVQATRSQLALVWGVETFIVPHVDHTDAMVRQVEQALLEIGRCQKGDRVVIVAGSPPGTPGSTNALRVHRIGDAIAHAMRH from the coding sequence GTGACCCGTCGAGCGAAGATCGTCAGCACCATCGGACCCGCCTGCTCCGCGCCGGAGCAGATCCGCGCCCTCGTCGAGGCCGGCATCGACGTCGCCCGGCTCAACATGAGCCACGGCGACCACGCGGCCCACGAGGCGGTCTACCGCCGCCTGCGGGCCGCCTCCGACGCCACCGGCCACGGCGTGGGCATTCTGGCCGACCTCCAGGGCCCCAAGATCCGGGTCGGCCGGTTCGCCGAGGGCCCGGTGCGACTGACGTTCGACGACGAGTTCACCATCACCACCGAGGACGTCCCCGGCACCCGCCGCGAGGTCTCCACCACCTATCAGGGCCTGCCCGGCGACGTGGCCGCCGGCGACACCGTCCTGATCGACGACGGCCGGGTGGCGCTGGAGGTCGTGGAGGTCGACGGCCCCCGCGTCCGCACCCGGGTCGTCGTGGGCGGCATGGTCTCCGACAACAAGGGCCTCAACCTGCCGGGCGTGGCCGTCAGCGTGCCCGCCCTCACCGACAAGGACGAGACCGACCTGCGCTGGGCGCTGCGGCTCGGTGTGGACATGATCGCGCTGTCCTTCGTGCGCAGCGCCGCCGACGCCGAGATCTGCTACCGGATCATGGAGGAGGAGGGCCTGCGGGTCCCGCTGATCGCCAAGATCGAGAAGCCGCAGGCCGTGGACGCGCTCCCCGAGGTCGTGGCCGCCTTCGACGCCATCATGGTCGCCCGCGGCGACCTCGGCGTGGAGCTGCCGCTGGAGCAGGTCCCCATCGTCCAGAAGCGCGCCATCGAGCTGTGCCGCGAGAAGGCCCGCCCGGTCATCGTGGCCACCCAGATGCTGGAGTCGATGATCTCCTCGCCGCGGCCCACCCGCGCCGAGGCGTCCGACGTGGCCAACGCCATCTTCGAGGGCGCCGACGCCGTGATGCTGTCCGGCGAGACCAGCGTCGGTCAGTACCCGATCGAGTCCGTCGAGACCATGGGCCGCATCGCGCTGGCCGCCGAGCGCGACTCGCTGCGCGCCTCCCACTCCCTGGAACGGGTCCCCGAGACCGTCGGCGGCGCCATCGCCCGCGCCGCCGCCGAGGTCGGCGCCATCGTCGGGGCCAAGGCCCTGGTCGCGTTCACGATGTCCGGCGAGACCGCCCGCCGGCTGTCGCGCTACCGCTCCCCGATCCCGCTGCTGGCCTTCACCTCGGTGCAGGCCACCCGCAGCCAACTCGCGCTGGTGTGGGGGGTGGAGACCTTCATCGTCCCGCACGTCGACCACACCGACGCCATGGTGCGCCAGGTCGAGCAGGCCCTGCTGGAGATCGGCCGCTGCCAGAAGGGCGACCGCGTCGTGATCGTCGCCGGCTCGCCCCCCGGCACCCCGGGCTCCACCAACGCCCTGCGCGTCCACCGCATCGGCGACGCCATCGCCCACGCGATGCGCCACTGA
- a CDS encoding C4-dicarboxylate ABC transporter, with translation MTAPDPVIPLGAVRRPSAVFRHFGPNWYACVMGTAIVANGAYALGPGLPGLRAGAVVIWALSAVLLAAVTGARAVHLTRHHGEARRRLLDDPATAVFYGCPPMAFLAVSYGTLTLGPDVLGASAAVRVAAALWATGAVYSLAVVFAVPYLLITRHAARVSAAPPTWLLPVVAPVVAAALGPPLIPHLRSAHLREALLFACQGMFGVGLLATLALLPVVIASAARLPRPLTPSLFLVLGPLGQSTTALAQLAEGAVHAAPRYAAAMEILAVLYGIPVLGFALLWLLIAGTANVRALRDGMPFTMTWWAFTFPVGTCVTGAAGLARHTGHAALTALAAALYLLLLAAWTTVALRTVRGVWTGRLFEAPAR, from the coding sequence ATGACCGCCCCCGACCCCGTGATCCCGCTCGGCGCCGTGCGCCGCCCATCCGCCGTGTTCCGGCACTTCGGGCCGAACTGGTACGCCTGCGTCATGGGCACGGCGATCGTCGCGAACGGCGCGTACGCGCTGGGCCCAGGCCTCCCCGGGCTCCGCGCCGGCGCCGTCGTGATCTGGGCGCTGTCGGCGGTGCTGCTGGCGGCGGTGACGGGGGCGAGGGCGGTCCACCTGACCCGGCACCACGGCGAGGCCCGCCGTCGGCTGCTGGACGACCCCGCCACGGCGGTCTTCTACGGCTGCCCGCCGATGGCGTTCCTGGCCGTGTCCTACGGGACGCTGACGCTCGGCCCCGACGTCCTCGGCGCGTCCGCGGCCGTCCGCGTCGCCGCCGCGCTCTGGGCGACGGGCGCGGTGTACTCGCTGGCGGTCGTGTTCGCCGTGCCCTACCTGCTGATCACCAGGCACGCCGCGCGCGTCTCGGCGGCCCCGCCGACCTGGCTGCTGCCCGTGGTGGCCCCGGTGGTGGCCGCCGCCCTCGGGCCCCCGCTGATCCCGCACCTGCGCTCCGCTCACCTGCGCGAGGCGCTGCTGTTCGCCTGCCAGGGCATGTTCGGCGTGGGCCTGCTCGCCACGCTGGCCCTGCTGCCGGTGGTCATCGCCTCGGCGGCGCGGCTGCCCCGCCCGTTGACCCCGTCGCTGTTCCTGGTGCTCGGACCGCTCGGGCAGTCGACCACGGCGCTCGCGCAGCTCGCCGAGGGCGCCGTCCACGCCGCTCCCCGCTACGCCGCCGCCATGGAGATCCTGGCGGTGCTGTACGGGATCCCCGTGCTCGGCTTCGCCCTGCTCTGGCTGCTGATCGCCGGCACCGCGAACGTGCGGGCGCTGCGCGACGGCATGCCGTTCACGATGACGTGGTGGGCGTTCACGTTCCCGGTCGGCACGTGCGTCACCGGCGCGGCGGGGCTGGCTCGGCACACCGGCCACGCGGCCCTGACCGCCCTCGCCGCGGCCCTGTACCTGCTGCTCCTCGCCGCCTGGACCACGGTCGCGCTGCGGACCGTCCGGGGCGTCTGGACCGGGAGGCTCTTCGAGGCGCCCGCCCGATGA
- a CDS encoding branched-chain amino acid ABC transporter permease, which yields MNLNRALAPVSQISDLIRDRWADAPWFARWIVYAAVVLFAVFVLPSESMAPIMSPHTDWVTTLWNPIGLYILLALGLNIVVGQAGLLDLGYVAFFAIGAYSVGVLGGLHGWPFWWTVLAALLLAAVSGIVLGAPTLRLRGDYLAIVTLGFGEIIRIVARNTTAIGDSRGISDLPRPPDMFGLTFVAVLDASAFYYLILTMIILVIIVSVRLNKSRVGRAWAAIREDEDAAELMGVPTFRFKLLAFFVGAMIGGLAGTGQMGGTTGFIQPEQFTFILSATILVCVVFGGSGNIPGVILGAFIIAWLPERFRGLQEYRYMAFGAVLVAMMILRPEGLLPSRRRKAELQEGTGGMGSLGAEVATPAGHEEVSK from the coding sequence ATGAACCTCAATCGAGCCCTCGCACCCGTGTCCCAGATCTCGGACCTGATCCGCGACCGCTGGGCGGACGCCCCCTGGTTCGCCCGATGGATCGTGTACGCGGCCGTGGTCCTGTTCGCGGTCTTCGTGCTCCCCAGCGAGTCCATGGCGCCGATCATGTCGCCGCACACCGACTGGGTGACCACGCTGTGGAACCCGATCGGCCTGTACATCCTGCTGGCGCTCGGCCTGAACATCGTCGTCGGGCAGGCGGGCCTGCTGGACCTCGGCTACGTGGCGTTCTTCGCGATCGGCGCCTACAGCGTCGGCGTGCTGGGCGGCCTGCACGGCTGGCCGTTCTGGTGGACGGTGCTGGCGGCGCTGCTGTTGGCGGCGGTGTCCGGGATCGTCCTCGGGGCGCCCACCCTGCGGCTGCGCGGCGACTACCTCGCCATCGTGACGCTGGGCTTCGGCGAGATCATCCGGATCGTCGCCCGCAACACCACGGCGATCGGGGACTCGCGCGGCATCTCCGACCTGCCCCGTCCACCCGACATGTTCGGGCTGACCTTCGTGGCGGTGCTGGACGCCAGCGCGTTCTACTATCTGATCCTGACGATGATCATCCTGGTGATCATCGTGTCGGTGCGGCTGAACAAGAGCCGCGTCGGTCGGGCGTGGGCGGCCATCCGCGAGGACGAGGACGCCGCCGAGCTGATGGGCGTGCCGACCTTCCGGTTCAAGCTGCTGGCGTTCTTCGTCGGCGCGATGATCGGCGGGCTCGCGGGCACCGGCCAGATGGGCGGCACGACCGGGTTCATCCAGCCCGAGCAGTTCACCTTCATCCTGTCGGCGACGATCCTGGTCTGCGTGGTCTTCGGCGGATCGGGCAACATTCCGGGCGTGATCCTGGGCGCGTTCATCATCGCGTGGCTGCCCGAGCGGTTCCGCGGCCTTCAGGAGTACCGCTACATGGCGTTCGGCGCGGTGCTGGTGGCGATGATGATCTTGCGCCCCGAGGGCCTGCTGCCGTCGCGGCGGCGCAAGGCCGAGCTCCAGGAGGGCACCGGCGGCATGGGCTCCCTGGGCGCCGAGGTCGCGACGCCCGCAGGACACGAGGAGGTCTCCAAGTGA
- a CDS encoding ABC transporter ATP-binding protein produces the protein MLLEIQDIRVHYGKIEALKGLSLEVAEGEIVSLIGANGAGKSTTLKTISGLRPLSSGRVLFDGRDISKMPGHKRVVLGIGQSPEGRGIFPGMTVEENLHMGAYARKGDVTKELDEVYGLFPRLAERKKQAGGTMSGGEQQMLAIGRALMTKPKVLLLDEPSMGLAPMLIQQIFQIIEEINRRGTTVLVVEQNAQQALQLAHRAYVLETGRIVKSAPASELLADPQVRAAYLGGDLAVDTPPADSPEPEEAQADLDKGDVRKD, from the coding sequence ATGCTTCTTGAGATCCAGGACATCCGTGTCCACTACGGCAAGATCGAGGCGCTCAAGGGCCTGTCCCTGGAGGTCGCCGAGGGCGAGATCGTCAGCCTGATCGGCGCGAACGGGGCCGGTAAGAGCACCACGCTCAAGACCATCTCCGGGCTGCGTCCGCTCTCCTCGGGCCGGGTGCTGTTCGACGGCAGGGACATCAGCAAGATGCCCGGCCACAAGCGCGTGGTCCTCGGCATCGGGCAGTCGCCCGAGGGCCGTGGGATCTTCCCCGGCATGACCGTCGAGGAGAACCTCCACATGGGCGCCTACGCCCGCAAGGGGGACGTCACCAAGGAACTCGACGAGGTGTACGGGCTGTTCCCCCGGCTGGCCGAGCGCAAGAAGCAGGCCGGCGGCACCATGTCGGGCGGCGAGCAGCAGATGCTGGCCATCGGCCGGGCGCTGATGACCAAGCCGAAGGTGCTGCTGCTCGACGAGCCGTCGATGGGCCTGGCGCCGATGCTGATCCAGCAGATCTTCCAGATCATCGAGGAGATCAACCGGCGGGGCACGACGGTCCTGGTGGTGGAGCAGAACGCCCAGCAGGCGCTCCAGCTCGCCCACCGCGCGTACGTGCTGGAGACGGGGCGGATCGTCAAGAGCGCCCCCGCCTCCGAACTGCTGGCCGATCCGCAGGTCCGCGCCGCCTACCTGGGCGGCGACCTGGCCGTGGACACCCCTCCCGCCGACTCGCCGGAGCCCGAGGAGGCCCAGGCGGATCTCGACAAGGGAGACGTTCGCAAGGACTGA
- a CDS encoding helix-turn-helix transcriptional regulator → MPRSAYRERPAPQGLGLACVWTHERSGGDAAFTQRVVPDGCVDVIWSDWDGRLQVAGPDTRPRTATVPPGGRMAGVRFRPGMASPALGVPADAVRDGRPALAELWGDEAEALAERLAGAQSPPAVLTGAVVERVRSSDLAADPVAPLVAAGVAEGSVRDLADRLGLGDRQLRRRSLAAFGYGPKTLQRILRFQRALALVRAGGAPADAAYASGFADQSHLAHEVKALAGVPLSELLPRKG, encoded by the coding sequence GTGCCACGATCCGCCTATCGGGAGCGACCCGCGCCGCAGGGCCTCGGGCTGGCCTGCGTGTGGACGCACGAGCGTTCCGGCGGGGACGCCGCGTTCACCCAGCGAGTGGTCCCGGACGGCTGCGTGGACGTGATCTGGTCCGATTGGGACGGGCGGCTCCAGGTCGCCGGGCCGGACACCCGACCGCGGACGGCGACGGTGCCGCCGGGCGGGCGGATGGCGGGTGTGCGTTTCCGCCCCGGCATGGCCTCCCCCGCGTTGGGCGTGCCCGCCGACGCCGTACGCGACGGTCGTCCGGCGCTGGCGGAGCTGTGGGGCGACGAGGCCGAGGCGTTGGCCGAGCGGCTGGCGGGCGCGCAATCCCCGCCGGCCGTGCTGACCGGCGCCGTCGTCGAGCGGGTCCGTTCCTCCGATCTGGCGGCCGACCCGGTCGCCCCGCTGGTGGCCGCGGGAGTGGCCGAGGGCTCGGTGCGGGATCTGGCCGACCGGCTGGGGCTCGGCGACCGCCAGTTGCGCCGCAGGTCGCTGGCGGCCTTCGGGTACGGGCCCAAGACGCTCCAGCGGATCCTGCGCTTTCAGAGGGCGCTCGCGCTGGTCCGGGCCGGTGGCGCGCCGGCGGACGCGGCGTACGCGAGCGGTTTCGCCGATCAGTCCCATCTGGCCCATGAGGTGAAGGCCCTCGCCGGGGTGCCTCTCTCGGAGCTGCTCCCCCGGAAGGGCTAG